The following proteins come from a genomic window of Nicotiana tomentosiformis chromosome 12, ASM39032v3, whole genome shotgun sequence:
- the LOC138903642 gene encoding uncharacterized protein: METAYANINWQLWLFFDAVVEWELVEDTEQQVTVRVFHHDLGQHMMMTFVYAKCSAIEGLDLWDHLYYLASDMELPWLVGGDFNVILHEDEKIGGLPVHPPEYEDFAFYVNFIVCLSKGTKEVHSHGGMGDPMLSTTNFVKPFRFLNFWTKHATFMDVVRQNWEADFIGDPFLMFKQNIKRVKAFTNEGDASEFSLLNNVPSMVTMDHNLKLSRLPTIEEVRATVFELSGESASGPNGFSGLFYQTCWDVIGADIHNMGRSIFENILLTQEIVTNIRLRGKPANVVIELDMAKAYDRVSWKYLLHVLRNMVFSEHFINMVWNLMSNNWYSVLVNWQSSGFFKSTRGVKQGDPLSPALFILSAEAVGAITGFARGKFPFIYLGCPILYTKRRKDYYEDLIKKVKDKLHSWKGKLMSFGGKATLISSVLQSMPVHMLPVLDPQNSIMGHLHKTFARFFWSTNEEGRSIQWASWQNLCLPKEEMGLGFRSLNDVSRALFAKLWWRFRTTKYLWPNFMWNKYCKKELPTVVHFRGGSHVWRQMLNAREEVEHEIIWELKSGTTNIWHENWTGLGALYHVLPEDFPINEDLQEVAKLRQGEACDDQLLDQTFNEEIAKHIRLNVHYEGSEGYWDRPYWMPTPSGKFSVSSAWQILRHRADPN; the protein is encoded by the exons ATGGAGACTGCTTATGCAAATATTAATTGGCAACTATGGTTGTTCTTCGATGCAGTGGTTGAATGGGAATTAGTGGAGGATACTGAGCAACAGGTGACTGTGAGAGTGTTTCATCATGACTTGGGGCAGCACATGATGAtgacatttgtttatgcaaaatgttcagCAATAGAGGGGTTGGATTTGTGGGATCACTTATATTACTTagcaagtgatatggaattaccatggttggtaggaggggatttcaatgtgatattgcatgaagatgagaaaataggGGGACTTCCAGTACACCCTCCTGAATATGAGGATTTTGCATTTTATGTAAATTTTATAGTTTGTTTGAGCAAGGGTACAAAGGAAGTccattcacatggtggaatgggagatccaatgctgagt acaaccaattttgtcaagcctttcagattcttgaacttttggacaaagcatgcTACATTTATGGATGTGGTGAGGCAGAATTGGGAAGCTGATTTCATAGGGGATCCATTTTTGATGTTCAAGCAGAATATCAAGAGGGTGAAGGCA ttcacaaatgaaggtgatgcttctgaattttccttgctcaataatgtaccttcaatggtcaCTATGGATCACAATTTGAAACTTagcagattgccaacaattgaagaagtaagggcaacagtttttgagcttagtggggagagtgctaGTGGTCCTAATGGATTCAGTGGCctgttttatcaaacatgctgggatgttattggtgctgatatacacaacatg ggtaggagtatatttgagaacatcttattgactcaagaaattgtcactaacataaggttaaggggaaaGCCGGCTAATGTGGTGATCGagcttgatatggctaaggcctatgatagggtttcatggaagtacttattgcATGTGCTAAGGAATATGGTATTTTCTGaacacttcatcaacatggtgtggaacttgatgtcaaataactggtattcagtattggtgaattggcagtcctcagggttctttaagtcgacaaggggtgtgaaacaaggggatcccctatctccagcattgttcattCTATCAGCTGAG gcagttggagctattacaggatttgcaagaggtaaattccccttcatatatctagggtgtcctattttGTACACTAAaaggaggaaggactattatgaggatcttatcaagaaggtgaaggataaattgcattcatggaaaggaaagctgatgtcatttggaggaaaggcaacactcatctctagtgtgttgcaaagtatgccagttcacaTGTTACCAGTCCTTGATCCACAAAACAGCATCATGgggcatctacataagacttttgctaggttcttttggagcacaaatGAAGAAGGGAGAAGCATACAATGGGCTTCATGGCAGaatctttgccttcctaaagaggaaatgggtctaggttttaggtccttaaatgatgtctcaagggcactgtttgctaaactatggtggaggtttaggaccacaaaatatTTGTGGcctaatttcatgtggaataagtattgcaagaaggagctaccaacagtggtgcattttaggggagggtctcatgtttggagacaaatgctgaatgctagggaagaagtagaacacGAGATCAtatgggaattgaagagtggaacaactaatatttggcatgaaaattggactggattgggtgcactttatcacgtattaccggaagactttccaatcaatgaagaTCTTCAGGAGGTGGCAAAACTGCGACAAGGGGAAGCATGTGATGATCAGCTGCTAGATCAAACATTCAATGAGGAAATTGCCaaacatataaggctaaatgtgcattatgaaggcagtgagggatattgggataggccatactggatgccaactccttcgggaaagttcagtgttagcagtgcttggcaaatattaaggcatagggCTGATCCTAATtag